A single window of Syntrophus aciditrophicus SB DNA harbors:
- a CDS encoding site-specific DNA-methyltransferase, whose protein sequence is MMEKMKMHSPNLTQENIARILEMFPGCVTEAQGQDGKLKLAVDFDLLRQELSESIVEGPQERYHLNWPGKREALLTANAPIAKTLRPCREESVDFDTTKNLFIEGDNLEALKLLQETYLGKVKMIYVDPPYNTGNDFIYEDDFSENSDEFLKRSNQKDEEGNRLIANTEANGRFHSDWLSMIYPRLKLARNLLRDDGVIFISIDDNEVTNLQRACDEIFGGANFVAQLTIIVKPEGRRYGFFAKTHDYILVYCKNHEYASMNEILVEGLEHPHSDDQGGFTLKGLRNRNVQAFNSTNRPNLRYPFFVDKQNPDANGFFKVSTIPLDRFVKVEASTVDGLKSVWRWSKEKSEKEKDSLVAYEGNDGEIRIFQKERKLSQMAKTVLSDKEIISNKGTRELQVLLGKGIFDFPKPVALIKLITTIGSDEHSLILDFFSGSATTAHAVIQLNAEDGGNRKFIMVQLPEPCDEKSEAFKAGYKTIAEISKERIRRAGRKTLEGECHEDWNKDIGFRVLKIDSSNMADVYYTPDAIEQGQLKIFTDNIKSDRKPEDLLFQVLLDWGVDLSLPIRKETIQGKTVFFVNQPPYDLVACFDTGVNEDLVKELARFEPLRVVFRDTGFVSDGVKINVEQIFKQMSPGTDVKSI, encoded by the coding sequence ATGATGGAAAAGATGAAAATGCACTCCCCGAACCTGACCCAGGAAAACATCGCACGTATCCTCGAGATGTTTCCCGGCTGCGTGACTGAGGCTCAAGGCCAAGATGGCAAGCTGAAGCTGGCCGTAGATTTCGATCTGCTGCGGCAGGAGTTGTCGGAATCCATTGTGGAAGGTCCGCAGGAGCGCTATCACCTCAACTGGCCGGGCAAGCGGGAAGCCCTGTTGACCGCCAATGCCCCCATTGCCAAGACCCTGCGCCCTTGCAGGGAGGAGAGTGTGGATTTTGACACCACGAAGAACCTGTTTATCGAGGGTGATAACCTAGAAGCCTTGAAGCTGCTCCAAGAGACCTACCTTGGCAAGGTCAAGATGATCTACGTCGATCCACCGTACAATACGGGCAACGATTTTATCTATGAAGACGATTTTTCCGAGAACTCAGATGAGTTTCTTAAAAGATCGAATCAGAAAGATGAGGAGGGCAATCGGCTGATTGCGAACACAGAGGCCAATGGGCGATTCCATTCTGATTGGCTATCTATGATATATCCGCGATTGAAACTTGCGAGGAATTTGTTGCGAGATGATGGGGTGATTTTTATTTCAATCGATGATAACGAAGTCACCAACCTTCAGCGGGCTTGCGACGAAATCTTTGGTGGTGCTAACTTCGTCGCTCAACTTACTATTATCGTCAAGCCAGAAGGTCGGAGATACGGATTTTTTGCCAAAACGCATGACTACATCTTGGTGTATTGCAAAAATCACGAATATGCCAGCATGAATGAAATACTCGTCGAAGGTCTTGAGCATCCTCACAGCGACGATCAAGGCGGTTTTACGCTTAAAGGCTTACGGAATCGAAACGTGCAGGCCTTTAATTCAACAAACAGGCCTAATTTGAGATATCCTTTTTTCGTGGACAAGCAAAACCCAGATGCCAATGGGTTTTTCAAAGTGTCCACCATCCCTTTGGATCGGTTCGTCAAAGTGGAGGCAAGCACGGTTGATGGATTGAAAAGTGTTTGGCGCTGGAGCAAAGAGAAGTCTGAGAAGGAAAAAGATAGTTTAGTGGCTTACGAGGGAAATGATGGAGAGATCCGTATTTTCCAGAAAGAGCGAAAGCTGTCTCAGATGGCGAAAACAGTATTGTCTGATAAGGAGATCATTTCAAATAAGGGAACCAGGGAGTTGCAGGTCTTGCTGGGTAAGGGAATTTTTGATTTTCCGAAGCCGGTTGCACTAATCAAGCTGATAACAACGATAGGCTCGGATGAACACTCCCTAATCCTTGACTTCTTCTCCGGTAGCGCCACGACCGCCCACGCTGTCATACAGCTCAACGCCGAAGACGGCGGGAACCGCAAATTCATCATGGTTCAGCTCCCTGAACCTTGCGACGAAAAGTCCGAGGCGTTTAAGGCAGGCTACAAAACCATCGCCGAGATCAGCAAGGAGCGTATCCGCCGGGCTGGCAGGAAGACTCTGGAAGGCGAGTGTCATGAAGATTGGAACAAGGATATCGGCTTCCGCGTCCTCAAGATCGATTCGTCCAACATGGCCGACGTCTACTACACGCCGGACGCCATTGAGCAAGGCCAGCTGAAAATCTTTACCGACAACATTAAGTCGGACCGCAAGCCCGAAGACCTGCTCTTCCAGGTATTGCTGGACTGGGGCGTGGATCTTTCGCTGCCCATCCGAAAAGAGACCATTCAGGGCAAAACCGTCTTCTTTGTCAATCAGCCGCCCTACGACCTTGTCGCCTGCTTCGATACCGGTGTGAATGAGGACCTGGTCAAAGAGCTGGCCCGGTTCGAACCGCTGCGGGTTGTGTTCCGCGACACCGGCTTTGTCTCCGATGGCGTCAAGATCAACGTGGAGCAGATCTTCAAGCAGATGTCTCCGGGCACTGATGTGAAGTCGATATAA
- a CDS encoding helix-turn-helix domain-containing protein — protein sequence MAEMEDRWLSVDEIGKYLGVSSDTVYRWIDKHAMPAHRMGRLWKFKKDEVDEWVKAGGAADRNKKGSDE from the coding sequence ATGGCCGAGATGGAAGACCGCTGGTTATCTGTAGACGAGATAGGCAAGTACCTCGGTGTCAGCAGTGATACCGTTTACCGTTGGATTGACAAGCATGCGATGCCCGCCCATCGCATGGGACGTCTTTGGAAGTTCAAGAAAGACGAAGTCGACGAGTGGGTGAAGGCTGGCGGCGCGGCAGACCGCAACAAGAAGGGTTCTGACGAATGA
- a CDS encoding helicase-related protein translates to MKIIDNINSLLGDDLKASIQTKAKMKIAASCFSIYAYEALKSELAKIESLEFIFTAPTFVPNEVTDKLRKERREFFIPKANRERSLYGSEFEIQLRNKLTQRAIARECAEWMCRKARFRSNKTRSPMQQFACIQGPSLEAAYMPLHGFTAVDLGYQQGDAVSNIVNRVDETAFTSTYLQLFDQIWNDPTKLEDVTTAICDHISSVYQENSPERIYFLMLYNIFSDFLDDIDEDVLPNDRTGYLDTLVWNKLFNFQRDAAIGIINKLETYNGCILADSVGLGKTFTALAVVKYYELRNRSVLVLCPKKLADNWLNYNSNLTTNIFSRDRFNYDVLCHTDLSRTSGESFGIPLNRVNWGNYDLVVIDESHNFRNNDAVKDRETRYQKLMNQVVRQGVKTKVLMLSATPVNNRFNDLRNQLALAYEGDSENLSKKLRTGRSVEEIFRNAQTVFNQWSKLAPEDRTARAILDSLDFDFFELLDSVTIARSRKHIQTFYDTSDIGQFPERRKPLSFHSPLTGRTDVMSFNEIFEQLSLLKLAVYAPISYILPSRLKKYEDLYDTQVEGGKGKLRQADRERSLQALMTTNLLKRLESSVEAFRLTLKSLHDNHTRTLSKIDSFRVAGDAGSVSDWTDSLANLEAEEDDIPVLDNAEIGGKVKINLADMDLPSWEHDLKVDLEVINALLESMAKVTPEEDAKLQHLKALIFSKIENPINDGNRKVLVFTAFADTANYLYNNLADTLLATQRLHTGKVTGKDTPKSTLRKNYDFQSLLTLFSPRAKEKAQVLPNEPAELDLLIGTDCISEGQNLQDCDYLVNYDIHWNPVRIIQRFGRIDRIGSINKTIQLVNYWPDISLDEYINLKERVENRMVIADVTATGDDNVLTAKSSEISYRKEQLRRLQEEVIELEDLKTGVSITDLGLNDFRMDLLNYVKTNGDLANVPNGMHAVVPARPAMGLHPGVIFALRNRNHAVNINQQNRLHPYYLIYISGDGQVIANHTEVKTLLDLVRSSCKGQPEPIQAVCRLFNQLTDEGRNMKACSDLLRTAIRSMIDVKEEKDLDSLFSGGRTTALVNTIAGLDDFELVAFLVVQEEG, encoded by the coding sequence ATGAAGATCATCGACAACATCAATTCTTTGCTGGGCGACGATCTGAAGGCTTCCATCCAAACCAAGGCTAAAATGAAAATCGCGGCATCGTGCTTTTCGATCTATGCCTATGAAGCTTTAAAGTCCGAGCTCGCAAAGATTGAGTCGTTGGAATTCATCTTCACGGCACCGACCTTCGTTCCTAACGAAGTCACCGACAAGCTCAGAAAAGAACGCCGAGAGTTTTTTATCCCCAAGGCTAATCGGGAACGTAGCCTCTACGGCTCCGAATTTGAAATCCAGCTTCGCAATAAACTCACCCAGCGTGCCATTGCCCGCGAGTGTGCTGAATGGATGTGCCGCAAAGCCAGATTCCGCTCTAATAAAACCAGATCTCCGATGCAGCAGTTTGCCTGCATTCAGGGGCCTTCGCTGGAAGCGGCATATATGCCTTTGCATGGTTTTACCGCCGTGGATCTGGGATATCAGCAGGGTGATGCCGTTTCCAACATCGTCAACCGGGTAGACGAGACGGCCTTTACGTCGACATACCTTCAGCTCTTTGACCAGATCTGGAATGATCCAACAAAACTTGAAGATGTGACTACCGCGATCTGTGATCATATCTCGTCGGTCTATCAGGAAAATTCACCCGAGCGCATCTATTTCCTGATGCTCTACAATATTTTCAGCGATTTCCTTGATGATATCGATGAAGATGTGTTGCCCAATGACCGCACGGGTTATCTGGATACGCTGGTCTGGAACAAGCTTTTCAACTTTCAGCGTGATGCCGCCATAGGCATTATCAACAAGCTGGAAACCTACAACGGCTGCATCCTGGCCGACAGCGTGGGGCTTGGTAAAACATTCACGGCTCTGGCTGTTGTGAAATATTACGAACTGCGCAACCGTTCGGTGCTTGTTCTGTGCCCCAAGAAACTTGCGGACAACTGGCTGAATTACAACAGCAACCTGACGACCAACATCTTCTCCAGGGATCGCTTCAATTATGACGTTCTGTGTCACACCGACCTGTCCCGCACCTCGGGAGAGTCGTTCGGCATTCCTCTGAACCGCGTTAACTGGGGCAATTATGATCTGGTCGTCATCGATGAATCGCATAATTTCCGAAACAACGATGCCGTTAAAGACAGGGAAACCCGCTATCAGAAACTGATGAACCAGGTCGTCCGCCAGGGCGTTAAAACCAAGGTTCTGATGCTGTCCGCCACCCCGGTCAATAACCGCTTCAATGATCTGCGCAACCAACTCGCGCTGGCTTACGAAGGCGACTCTGAAAATCTCAGCAAGAAGCTGCGTACTGGCAGATCGGTGGAAGAAATCTTCCGCAATGCCCAGACGGTCTTCAACCAGTGGTCAAAACTGGCACCCGAGGATCGCACGGCACGGGCTATTCTGGATTCCCTTGATTTTGACTTCTTTGAACTGCTTGACAGCGTCACCATTGCCCGTTCGCGCAAGCACATCCAGACCTTCTACGATACCAGTGACATAGGCCAGTTTCCCGAGCGCCGCAAACCGCTGTCATTCCATTCGCCACTGACCGGCCGCACGGATGTCATGAGTTTTAACGAGATCTTTGAACAGCTCTCGCTGCTCAAGCTCGCCGTCTACGCCCCGATCAGCTACATCCTGCCCAGTCGGCTCAAAAAATATGAAGACCTGTACGACACGCAGGTGGAAGGTGGCAAAGGGAAGCTGAGGCAGGCGGACCGCGAGCGAAGCCTGCAGGCATTGATGACGACCAATCTGCTCAAACGTCTGGAAAGCTCGGTTGAGGCTTTTCGGCTTACCTTGAAAAGCCTGCACGACAACCACACCCGCACCCTGAGCAAAATCGATTCATTCAGGGTTGCAGGGGATGCTGGCAGTGTCTCTGACTGGACCGATAGCCTGGCAAACCTCGAAGCTGAAGAGGACGATATCCCGGTCCTGGACAACGCCGAAATTGGCGGGAAGGTGAAGATAAACCTTGCGGACATGGATCTTCCTTCGTGGGAACACGACCTGAAGGTTGATCTGGAAGTCATTAACGCCTTGCTGGAGTCCATGGCAAAAGTCACACCCGAGGAGGACGCCAAGCTGCAACACCTCAAGGCCCTGATTTTCAGCAAGATTGAAAACCCTATCAATGACGGCAATAGAAAAGTCCTTGTTTTCACTGCCTTTGCCGATACGGCGAATTACCTCTACAACAACCTGGCGGATACCCTACTGGCAACGCAGAGGCTGCACACCGGAAAAGTAACCGGCAAGGATACGCCGAAATCAACCCTCAGAAAAAATTATGATTTTCAGTCGCTGTTGACGCTTTTTTCTCCCCGCGCCAAGGAGAAGGCTCAGGTGTTGCCAAATGAACCAGCTGAATTGGACCTGCTGATTGGCACCGACTGTATCTCCGAGGGGCAGAACCTTCAGGACTGCGATTACCTGGTCAACTATGACATCCACTGGAATCCGGTTCGCATCATTCAGCGATTCGGCCGGATCGACCGCATCGGCTCCATCAACAAGACCATCCAGCTGGTGAATTATTGGCCCGACATTTCTCTGGATGAATACATCAATCTCAAGGAACGGGTTGAAAACCGGATGGTCATTGCCGACGTAACGGCCACTGGCGACGACAACGTCCTCACGGCAAAAAGCAGCGAGATTTCGTATCGAAAGGAGCAACTCCGGCGCTTGCAGGAAGAGGTGATCGAACTGGAAGACCTTAAAACAGGTGTTTCCATCACCGATCTCGGCCTGAACGACTTCCGGATGGATCTGCTGAACTATGTCAAAACCAATGGCGACCTTGCCAACGTGCCCAATGGCATGCACGCGGTTGTCCCAGCCCGGCCCGCAATGGGATTGCACCCTGGGGTCATCTTTGCGCTGCGCAACCGCAACCATGCGGTCAACATCAATCAGCAGAACAGGCTGCATCCCTACTACCTGATCTACATCTCTGGCGACGGCCAGGTCATCGCCAACCACACCGAGGTCAAAACGCTGCTCGACCTGGTGCGATCCAGCTGCAAGGGGCAACCGGAACCCATTCAGGCGGTCTGCCGCCTCTTCAATCAGCTAACGGATGAAGGCCGGAACATGAAGGCTTGTTCCGACCTGCTGAGAACCGCCATTCGTTCGATGATCGACGTCAAGGAGGAAAAGGATCTGGACAGCTTGTTCTCCGGCGGCAGGACCACCGCCCTGGTGAACACCATTGCCGGGCTCGATGACTTTGAGCTCGTCGCCTTTCTCGTGGTGCAGGAGGAAGGATGA
- a CDS encoding DUF4391 domain-containing protein, with translation MTAVLFDYPKNAAFGRVLPKNKIYEHGSPSAAVRQLFVRQVEQIVWQHKLAPETVNLKASKAVPEIQIFSIALKGDELKPEVLRCIDLAIPFPIIFELRFDGKVLPIAAFKRPSEADASKWVISEYFDSGWTAADTPRKPLPMVFDLETLYDHLLLPLMPYPARPGEDLQKRVERMERIRLKHRELERCEARLRKEKQFNHKVAINAELRDLKQELENLTRPLPASGTAVTP, from the coding sequence ATGACAGCCGTGCTCTTCGACTATCCCAAGAACGCCGCCTTTGGACGCGTGCTGCCCAAGAACAAAATCTACGAGCACGGAAGCCCCAGCGCTGCAGTCAGACAGCTGTTTGTCCGGCAGGTGGAACAGATCGTCTGGCAACACAAGCTTGCCCCGGAGACAGTCAACCTGAAGGCATCAAAGGCCGTGCCTGAAATTCAGATCTTCAGCATCGCTCTCAAGGGTGACGAACTCAAACCCGAGGTGCTGCGCTGCATTGACCTGGCCATTCCCTTTCCGATCATTTTTGAGCTCCGGTTCGACGGGAAAGTACTACCCATTGCTGCCTTTAAGCGGCCGAGTGAAGCGGATGCCAGCAAGTGGGTCATCAGCGAGTATTTCGATAGCGGCTGGACAGCCGCCGATACGCCACGCAAGCCCCTGCCGATGGTTTTCGACCTCGAAACGCTCTACGACCATTTGCTGCTGCCCCTGATGCCGTACCCGGCACGGCCGGGCGAAGACCTGCAAAAGCGGGTGGAACGGATGGAGCGCATTCGGCTCAAGCACCGGGAGCTGGAACGCTGTGAGGCCCGGCTCCGGAAAGAGAAACAATTCAACCACAAGGTCGCGATCAACGCTGAGCTGCGTGACCTGAAACAAGAACTTGAAAATCTGACCCGCCCGCTGCCTGCAAGCGGGACGGCAGTCACACCCTAA
- a CDS encoding type III restriction-modification system endonuclease, whose amino-acid sequence MKLKFKVQPYQTNAVEAVVDCFAGQVNTSGIVYRIDPGVNKKLVAQEPILPGMDMEQTGFKNADIQLTDAQLLTNIHAVQRRQNLPLSDKLVSSAGCKINLDVEMETGTGKTYCYVKTFFEMNKRYGWTKFIVVVPSIAIREGVLKSLEITAEHFTESYGKKARFFAYNSRQLHHLESFSSDAGINVMVINIQAFNATGKDNRRIYDELDEFQSRKPIDVISSNRPILILDEPQKMEGKKTLEALAKFKPLMILRYSATHRTTHNKIHRLDALDAYNQKLVKKIAVRGIAVKGLAGTNAYLYLESIEISKKAPVARIEMEVRQGGGIKRIVKRLERGKDLFIESNELDQYRGFVIAQIDANKDTVEFTNGHVLSAGDATGDITEMAIRRIQIREAIRAHLEKEQVLFAQGIKVLSLFFIDEVVKYRDYSQADEQGEYARIFEEEYERLKAEYLSLLPLDGGVYQEYLKGIHVGRTHNGYFSIDKKTKKLTDPSFKTRGEEAGLSDDVDAYDLILKDKERLLSFAEPVRFIFSHSALREGWDNPNVFVMCMLKHSDNTISRRQEVGRGLRISVNQLGDRMDNPATVHDVNILTVVASESYKDFVGNLQREISDSLSARPRKADEAYFTGKVITTETGTVEITPVMAKQIYKYLLKNDYTDDADQVADAYHEAKANGTLAALPPELAPHAEQIFGLIDSVFSESQLPDVGDDRKPKTNPLNANFEKKEFKALWSRINQKAVYRVEFDSSELIRNSIRALDKELRVTPLTYIVQKGVQTTEATYDRLKSGQAFDVKETKTEYGTSVHSRVTYDLLGKISENTQLTRKTIAEILSGVQTAVFMQFKQNPEHFIAESSRLINEQKATIIIERLSYDNIAETHDIDIFTTGQSKQDFTKASEKLKNHIYDYVITDSKVEREFVKELDTSTEVVVYAKLPRGFLIPTPVGDYNPDWAISFREGSVKHIYFVAETKGSMSSMELRAIEHTKIECARKFFAEINRKIDPEHVKYDVVTSYGKLMEIVGMGGARV is encoded by the coding sequence ATGAAACTGAAGTTCAAAGTCCAGCCCTATCAGACCAACGCGGTGGAAGCTGTGGTTGACTGCTTTGCCGGGCAGGTGAATACCTCGGGCATTGTGTACCGGATCGACCCGGGCGTTAACAAAAAGCTGGTGGCTCAGGAACCGATTTTGCCAGGAATGGATATGGAGCAGACTGGATTCAAGAACGCCGATATCCAGCTTACAGATGCCCAGCTGCTGACCAATATCCATGCCGTACAGCGGCGGCAGAATTTGCCCTTGTCCGACAAACTGGTTTCCAGCGCCGGGTGCAAGATCAACCTTGACGTGGAGATGGAAACCGGAACCGGCAAGACCTATTGCTACGTCAAAACCTTCTTCGAGATGAACAAGCGGTACGGCTGGACCAAGTTCATCGTGGTGGTGCCCAGCATTGCCATCCGTGAAGGCGTGCTTAAGTCGCTGGAAATTACCGCCGAGCATTTCACCGAGAGCTACGGCAAGAAGGCCCGTTTTTTTGCCTACAACTCCAGGCAGCTGCACCATCTGGAAAGCTTTTCCTCCGATGCGGGCATCAATGTCATGGTCATCAATATCCAGGCGTTCAATGCCACGGGAAAGGATAACCGCCGCATCTATGACGAACTGGACGAATTCCAGTCGCGCAAGCCTATCGATGTGATCAGCAGCAACCGCCCCATCCTGATTCTGGATGAACCACAGAAGATGGAGGGCAAAAAGACGCTGGAGGCGCTGGCCAAGTTCAAGCCGCTGATGATCCTGCGCTACTCGGCTACCCACCGGACCACGCACAACAAGATCCACCGCCTCGACGCCCTGGACGCCTACAACCAGAAGCTGGTGAAGAAGATCGCGGTGCGTGGCATTGCGGTGAAGGGTCTCGCTGGTACCAACGCCTATCTCTACCTGGAATCCATCGAGATTTCCAAGAAGGCACCGGTTGCCCGAATCGAAATGGAAGTGCGCCAGGGAGGCGGAATCAAGCGGATCGTCAAACGCCTGGAGCGAGGCAAGGATCTGTTCATTGAGTCAAACGAGCTGGACCAATATCGCGGCTTCGTCATCGCCCAGATCGACGCCAACAAGGACACGGTGGAGTTCACCAACGGCCATGTTCTGAGTGCGGGTGATGCAACCGGCGACATCACGGAAATGGCTATCCGGCGGATTCAGATCCGGGAGGCGATCAGGGCTCACCTTGAGAAGGAGCAGGTTCTTTTTGCCCAGGGCATCAAGGTGCTGTCTCTTTTCTTCATCGACGAGGTGGTCAAATACCGGGACTATAGCCAGGCCGATGAACAGGGAGAGTACGCCAGGATTTTTGAAGAAGAGTACGAGCGGCTCAAAGCCGAATATTTAAGCCTTCTTCCCTTGGATGGTGGAGTGTATCAGGAATATCTGAAGGGCATTCATGTTGGCCGCACCCACAACGGTTACTTCTCCATCGACAAGAAAACCAAGAAGCTCACCGATCCGAGCTTCAAGACGCGTGGAGAGGAAGCCGGGCTTTCCGATGACGTGGATGCATATGATCTGATCCTGAAAGACAAGGAACGGCTGCTCTCCTTCGCGGAACCGGTCCGATTCATTTTCTCCCACTCTGCCCTGCGGGAAGGCTGGGACAACCCCAATGTCTTCGTCATGTGCATGCTCAAGCACAGCGACAACACGATCTCGCGCCGCCAGGAAGTTGGCCGGGGGTTGCGGATCAGTGTCAACCAGCTCGGGGATCGCATGGACAACCCGGCAACGGTCCATGACGTGAATATCCTGACCGTTGTCGCGAGCGAGAGCTACAAGGACTTCGTTGGGAATCTTCAGCGTGAAATCAGCGACTCCCTCTCTGCACGCCCCCGCAAGGCGGACGAGGCCTACTTCACCGGGAAGGTCATAACCACGGAAACCGGTACGGTGGAAATTACCCCGGTCATGGCCAAGCAGATATACAAATATCTGCTCAAGAACGACTATACCGATGATGCGGATCAGGTTGCCGACGCCTATCACGAGGCAAAAGCCAACGGGACTCTGGCGGCGCTTCCGCCCGAGCTTGCCCCTCATGCGGAACAGATTTTCGGCCTGATCGACAGCGTCTTCAGTGAGTCCCAGCTGCCCGACGTGGGTGATGACCGCAAGCCGAAGACCAATCCGCTGAATGCCAACTTCGAGAAGAAAGAGTTCAAGGCACTCTGGAGCCGAATCAATCAGAAGGCGGTCTACCGTGTCGAGTTCGATTCCAGTGAACTCATTCGAAACAGCATCCGGGCTCTGGACAAAGAGCTGCGGGTGACTCCACTTACGTACATCGTCCAAAAAGGTGTGCAAACCACGGAAGCTACCTACGACCGATTGAAGTCTGGTCAAGCCTTCGATGTTAAAGAAACGAAGACAGAATACGGCACTTCAGTGCATTCCAGGGTAACCTATGACCTGCTCGGGAAAATCTCCGAAAACACCCAACTGACAAGAAAGACCATCGCCGAAATATTGAGCGGTGTTCAAACGGCGGTTTTCATGCAATTCAAGCAGAACCCGGAGCATTTCATTGCCGAAAGCTCACGGCTTATCAATGAGCAGAAGGCCACGATCATCATCGAGCGGCTAAGCTACGACAACATCGCCGAGACCCACGATATCGATATTTTCACGACAGGCCAAAGCAAGCAGGACTTCACCAAAGCCAGTGAGAAGCTGAAGAACCACATCTATGACTACGTGATTACCGACTCCAAGGTTGAGCGGGAGTTTGTGAAAGAGCTGGATACCAGCACCGAGGTGGTCGTCTATGCAAAGCTCCCCAGAGGCTTCCTGATCCCCACTCCCGTCGGCGACTACAACCCGGACTGGGCCATTTCCTTCAGGGAAGGCTCGGTCAAGCACATCTATTTCGTCGCCGAGACCAAGGGCTCCATGTCCAGCATGGAACTTCGGGCAATCGAGCATACGAAAATCGAATGCGCCCGCAAGTTCTTCGCGGAGATCAACCGCAAGATTGATCCCGAACACGTGAAATACGACGTGGTGACCAGCTACGGAAAGCTGATGGAGATTGTCGGTATGGGGGGAGCAAGAGTATGA